The Allocatelliglobosispora scoriae genome contains a region encoding:
- a CDS encoding RNA polymerase sigma factor, which translates to MRQWEDDYAEFVTASAWALRRQAYERCGDWELAERIVQRTLVRLYRHWPQIGIEPPEAYTQRTLLFALRRHHRAAPPEELEPPLGVASDELIVAGRRLRRRTRIIGATMSVVLTMTIGWALLLLRPGGGGGVVPPVPGCMDGAPAPTAIAEPSLPILADYGLDRLAVLDLPLPQPVPLPTIAAEKVSCAIAERFLTLVNPVGLQRVNLGLADKGDARPLAALPDPEVAPGAMTVSVRTFNGNWIGTITITIAPSTRLPDRDHCDRLSFCKLSSLGNRGEVMEQYGLREMPATTAAGFLMGADAELWSVVVYTGYTMISVNITNTPDVRGALPATRPRAPLGAQTTLLALDPRLALFDPVDPSPPPTSDPPPLLTRAPSPSLTSTAAPSLSR; encoded by the coding sequence ATGCGCCAGTGGGAGGACGACTACGCCGAGTTCGTCACGGCCTCGGCGTGGGCGCTGCGCAGGCAGGCCTACGAGAGGTGCGGGGACTGGGAGCTCGCCGAGCGGATCGTCCAGCGCACCCTCGTCCGCCTCTACCGGCACTGGCCGCAGATCGGCATCGAGCCGCCGGAGGCGTACACCCAGCGGACCTTGCTCTTCGCTCTTCGACGCCACCACCGGGCCGCACCGCCCGAGGAGCTGGAGCCGCCGCTGGGCGTCGCGTCCGACGAGCTGATCGTGGCCGGCCGGCGGCTGCGGCGGCGCACCAGGATCATCGGCGCGACGATGTCGGTGGTCCTCACCATGACCATCGGCTGGGCGCTGCTGCTGCTGCGACCGGGTGGCGGGGGCGGTGTCGTGCCGCCCGTCCCCGGCTGCATGGACGGCGCTCCGGCACCCACCGCCATCGCGGAGCCGAGCCTGCCGATCCTCGCCGATTACGGCCTCGACCGGCTCGCCGTGCTCGACCTGCCGCTGCCGCAGCCGGTGCCGCTGCCGACGATCGCCGCGGAGAAGGTCTCCTGCGCGATCGCCGAGCGCTTCCTGACCCTCGTCAACCCGGTCGGCCTGCAGCGGGTCAACCTCGGGCTCGCCGACAAGGGCGACGCGCGGCCGCTCGCCGCGCTGCCGGACCCCGAGGTCGCACCGGGTGCGATGACGGTGAGCGTCCGGACCTTCAACGGCAACTGGATCGGCACGATCACCATCACCATCGCGCCCTCGACCCGGCTGCCCGACCGCGACCACTGCGATCGGCTGTCGTTCTGCAAGCTCAGCAGCCTGGGCAATCGGGGCGAGGTGATGGAGCAGTACGGCCTGCGCGAGATGCCGGCCACCACGGCGGCCGGATTCCTCATGGGCGCCGACGCCGAGCTGTGGTCGGTGGTCGTCTACACCGGATACACGATGATCTCGGTCAACATCACCAACACGCCCGACGTACGCGGAGCCCTGCCGGCGACGCGGCCCCGGGCACCGCTCGGCGCGCAGACCACGCTGCTGGCGCTCGACCCCCGGCTCGCGCTCTTCGACCCGGTGGACCCGTCGCCGCCACCGACGAGCGATCCGCCACCGCTGCTGACCAGGGCGCCGTCACCCAGCCTCACTTCGACGGCGGCGCCTTCGTTATCGCGCTGA
- a CDS encoding DUF6923 family protein, producing MGTGLVFLMLAGLAVGPTSAVAAASCSGDYYLVRGTAFIKVDGGSRSTVAHLPGLVNALGYARDQGLFYGISGSRIVTVDPSGHLVNRGPAPQGLQSAYVGTVAGHSWYLRRTYDLFVVEVDPQAPGYLSVTRRVQLQSNPSLGDWDRNPGDGDLYGVDGSGGTAKLTRVDPGSGAVTTTPLPSSVWHGTYGAVAIDNGVLHALLNQTGRLYHIPLSNPTAVTWTDIGFFPVNSDAARCLPASPPPPPPPPPPPSPSPSPSPSRSPAPAPAPLPPRADPPAPSPSPKPTPSPVRLEKSTPPPAFRPLPKPSPKLPVTLTFLTAALIPAIIAAGRGAVRIRRR from the coding sequence ATGGGCACCGGTCTGGTATTCCTGATGCTCGCCGGTCTCGCCGTCGGGCCGACCTCAGCGGTGGCCGCAGCGAGCTGCTCGGGCGACTACTACCTGGTCCGCGGGACCGCCTTCATCAAGGTCGACGGCGGGTCGCGTTCCACCGTCGCGCACCTGCCGGGGCTCGTCAACGCCCTCGGATACGCCCGTGACCAGGGACTCTTCTACGGAATCTCGGGCAGCCGGATCGTCACGGTCGATCCGTCGGGCCACCTCGTCAACCGCGGCCCGGCACCGCAGGGGCTGCAGAGCGCCTATGTCGGCACGGTCGCGGGCCACAGCTGGTACCTGCGCCGCACCTATGACCTCTTCGTCGTGGAGGTGGACCCGCAGGCACCGGGCTACCTCTCGGTCACCCGCAGGGTGCAGCTCCAATCCAACCCGTCGCTCGGCGACTGGGACCGCAACCCCGGCGACGGCGACCTCTACGGCGTCGACGGCTCGGGTGGGACGGCCAAGCTGACCAGGGTGGATCCGGGCAGCGGCGCGGTCACCACGACACCGCTGCCGAGTTCGGTGTGGCACGGGACCTATGGCGCGGTCGCGATCGACAACGGGGTGCTGCACGCGCTGCTCAACCAGACCGGCCGCCTCTACCACATACCGCTGAGCAATCCGACCGCCGTGACCTGGACCGACATCGGCTTCTTCCCGGTCAACTCCGACGCCGCGAGGTGCCTGCCCGCTTCTCCGCCACCGCCGCCTCCCCCACCGCCGCCACCCAGCCCGTCCCCGTCGCCGAGCCCGTCGCGCTCACCGGCCCCGGCGCCCGCGCCGCTGCCCCCGCGCGCCGACCCGCCCGCACCCAGCCCCTCACCGAAACCCACCCCCTCACCGGTACGCCTGGAGAAGTCCACCCCTCCTCCAGCCTTTCGACCGCTGCCCAAGCCGTCGCCGAAGTTGCCGGTGACGCTGACCTTCCTCACCGCGGCGCTGATTCCGGCGATCATCGCGGCGGGGCGGGGAGCGGTCCGGATCCGCCGCCGCTGA
- a CDS encoding CBS domain-containing protein, protein MTTARDMMHLGAECVPMHESLDRAAQIMRDKQVGSLPICGEDNKLKGILTDRDIVIKCIAAGHDPSKMTAGDLAQGKAIYVSADADEDEVLALMEKNKIRRVPVIEEHMLIGMISEADLAQHLTEEKLAHFVSAITKAPPSK, encoded by the coding sequence ATGACTACCGCACGTGACATGATGCACCTGGGTGCCGAGTGCGTGCCCATGCACGAGAGCCTCGACCGCGCGGCGCAGATCATGCGCGACAAGCAGGTGGGCTCGCTGCCGATCTGCGGCGAGGACAACAAGCTCAAGGGCATCCTGACCGACCGCGACATCGTGATCAAGTGCATCGCCGCAGGCCACGACCCGTCCAAGATGACCGCCGGCGACCTGGCCCAGGGCAAGGCGATCTACGTCTCGGCCGACGCCGACGAGGACGAGGTCCTCGCGCTGATGGAGAAGAACAAGATCCGTCGCGTACCGGTGATCGAGGAGCACATGCTGATCGGCATGATCAGCGAGGCCGACCTGGCCCAGCACCTCACCGAGGAGAAGCTGGCCCACTTCGTCAGCGCGATAACGAAGGCGCCGCCGTCGAAGTGA